One window of Pseudochaenichthys georgianus chromosome 18, fPseGeo1.2, whole genome shotgun sequence genomic DNA carries:
- the LOC117463310 gene encoding LOW QUALITY PROTEIN: la-related protein 7-like (The sequence of the model RefSeq protein was modified relative to this genomic sequence to represent the inferred CDS: inserted 1 base in 1 codon; substituted 1 base at 1 genomic stop codon), protein MIDTERAVGDAGPAEASSKSMELEKKKRSRVKQLMGDVKKQVEFWFGDVNLHKDRFLKKLIDESDDGYVDVSVLASFNRMKRLTIDTKLIARAVKNSSVVEVNFEGDKVRRQLPIGDMPSNVDSRTVYVELLPKDVSHGWVEKVFTKCGNVVYVSIPRYKTTGDPKGFGFVEFETEEQAQRATAMLNNPPEDAPRKPGMFPKCKKGKPLPQPADNPQSSEEEEKKKRKKKKKRDSATAQTSAEESKEQEMEAEPPEHKRKRSSTGDFKSEDPGTLKTPXEKRRRSQTAEGPESEIPSKMRKTSKCEAGEKEKDSTKTNPPTKSDTERGVEDGKENGDDSTVKAKRKRNKKHKEKLKIEEEVIPLRVLSKKEWLVLKDEYLTLQKKSMKSLKKCINQIQHQAPKKVVEKKDDPKEEHVEKSEKESEKVNNQGPQYASGVILKITDSKPLPAQEAXLWCSVQDALSKVSPVAYIDTLDGDSEGHIRFHTPEGAKAVSDVRAELQTEHSWALETLSGDHEQRYWQKILVDRQVKLNRPREKKRGTEKLISKAEKIILARAKEATKHIRFQED, encoded by the exons ATGATCGACACAGAGAGGGCAGTTGGTGATGCTGGTCCAGCTGAAGCCAGCAGTAAGAGCATGGAGCTGGAGAAAAAGAAGAGGTCCCGTGTCAAACAGCTGATGGGGGACGTGAAGAAGCAAGTGGAGTTCTGGTTCGGAGACGTCAACCTTCACAaggaccgctttctcaagaaacTCATCGACGAGTCAGACGATGGAT ATGTCGACGTGTCGGTCTTGGCGAGCTTCAATCGGATGAAGAGGCTGACAATCGACACCAAGCTGATTGCAAGAGCCGTGAAAAATTCATCTGTCGTTG agGTGAACTTCGAGGGAGATAAAGTGAGACGTCAGTTACCGATTGGAGACATGCCGAGTAATGTGGACAGCCGCACTGTCTATGTG GAACTTTTGCCCAAAGATGTGTCGCACGGCTGGGTCGAGAAAGTTTTCACGAAATGCGGGAATGTGGTATATGTCAGCATCCCAAGATACAAGACCACCGGAGACCCAAAGGGCTTCGGCTTCGTGGAGTTCGAGACCGAGGAGCAAGCACAGAGGGCCACAGCG ATGCTCAACAACCCCCCTGAAGACGCTCCCAGGAAGCCTGGGATGTTCCCCAAGTGCAAGAAAGGGAAGCCCCTCCCTCAGCCGGCCGACAATCCTCAATCAA gtgaagaagaggagaagaaaaagagaaagaagaagaaaaagagagacaGTGCCACAGCGCAGACTTCCGCTGAAGAATCTAAAGAGCAGGAGATGGAAGCAGAGCCGCCTGAGCACAAGAGGAAGCGCTCCTCAACGGGGGATTTTAAATCGGAGGACCCTGGCACTCTGAAGACGC GAGAAAAAAGACGACGGTCCCAGACAGCAGAGGGACCTGAAAGCGAAATACCATCCAAGATGAGGAAGACGAGTAAATGTGAAGCTGGAGAGAAGGAGAAAGATTCAACAAAGACGA ACCCGCCCACTAAGAGTGACACAGAGCGAGGTGTTGAGGACGGGAAAGAAAACGGAGATGATTCTACAGTTAAAGCAAAGAGGAAGAGAAATAAGAAGCACAAGGAGAAACTGAAAATCGAAGAAGAAGTCATCCCACTCCGGGTTCTGTCAAA GAAAGAGTGGCTCGTGTTGAAGGATGAGTATCTGACCCTGCAGAAGAAAAGCATGAAGTCCCTGAAGAAGTGCATTAACCAGATCCAACACCAGGCGCCCAAGAAAGTGGTGGAGAAGAAGGACGATCCTAAAGAAGAACACG TTGAGAAGAGTGAAAAGGAGAGTGAGAAGGTGAATAACCAGGGCCCTCAGTATGCCAGCGGAGTCATCCTGAAGATCACAGACAGCAAGCCGCTGCCGGCCCAGGAAG CTTAACTCTGGTGTTCTGTGCAGGATGCTCTGTCCAAAGTGTCCCCTGTGGCGTACATCGACACGCTGGATGGAGATTCTGAGGGTCACATCCGCTTTCACACCCCCGAGGGCGCTAAAGCTGTGAGTGACGTGAGAGCAGAGCTGCAGACAGAGCACAGCTGGGCGCTCGAGACCCTCTCAG GCGATCATGAACAACGGTACTGGCAGAAGATCTTAGTGGACCGACAGGTGAAGCTGAATCGCCCGAGGGAGAAGAAGAGGGGCACAGAGAAG CTCATATCCAAAGCCGAAAAGATCATCCTCGCCCGGGCCAAGGAGGCCACTAAGCACATCCGTTTCCAGGAAGACTGA
- the LOC117463531 gene encoding stabilizer of axonemal microtubules 1-like isoform X2 → MSTEYQEKFPPPRCHTAMVTSAPQKAPYHTLKGTIPDKGSLIVSVTHKYTHHPPEAPQQSLPPKVQRRCNSAPQNPARSIANQVAAMFYTSVYKDDFQAWKVIKRQPFKLTDSLKVNLGLVAPICTSKQSPFQKVHVGANCKTVPKELEPQPIESITSYRSDYVAHPVQPRKRRERPVQQNKDLLQYAAVPLYREVFDAAHKSFENGSPENPVPGPR, encoded by the exons ATGTCCACCGAGTACCAAGAGAAGTTCCCCCCCCCGCGCTGCCACACGGCCATGGTCACCAGCGCCCCACAAAAAGCCCCTTACCACACGCTGAAGGGGACCATCCCTGACAAGGGCTCGCTCAT AGTCTCTGTAACCCACAAATATACGCACCATCCACCGGAGGCTCCGCAGCAGTCTCTGCCCCCTAAAGTCCAACGCAGATGCAACAGCGCTCCCCAAAATCCTGCACGCTCCATAGCCAACCAGGTGGCAGCCATGTTTTACACATCGGTGTACAAAG ATGATTTTCAGGCATGGAAGGTAATCAAGCGGCAGCCGTTTAAGCTAACTGACAGCCTGAAAGTCAACCTAGGATTAGTTGCCCCAATCTGCACTTCCAAACAAAGTCCCTTCCAGAAAGTTCACGTTGGAGCTAATTGCAAAACAGTCCCAAAGGAGCTAGAACCTCAGCCTATTGAAAGCATCACCAGCTACCGATCAGATTATGTCGCCCATCCGGTGCAGCCCAGGAAACGCAGGGAACGGCCGGTGCAGCAAAACAAAGATCTGCTTCAATATGCGGCAGTGCCCCTCTACAGGGAAGTCTTTGACGCAGCCCATAAGTCATTTGAGAACGGGTCCCCTGAAAACCCAGTTCCAGGGCCAAGGTAA
- the LOC117463531 gene encoding stabilizer of axonemal microtubules 1-like isoform X1: MSTEYQEKFPPPRCHTAMVTSAPQKAPYHTLKGTIPDKGSLIRVSVTHKYTHHPPEAPQQSLPPKVQRRCNSAPQNPARSIANQVAAMFYTSVYKDDFQAWKVIKRQPFKLTDSLKVNLGLVAPICTSKQSPFQKVHVGANCKTVPKELEPQPIESITSYRSDYVAHPVQPRKRRERPVQQNKDLLQYAAVPLYREVFDAAHKSFENGSPENPVPGPR; the protein is encoded by the exons ATGTCCACCGAGTACCAAGAGAAGTTCCCCCCCCCGCGCTGCCACACGGCCATGGTCACCAGCGCCCCACAAAAAGCCCCTTACCACACGCTGAAGGGGACCATCCCTGACAAGGGCTCGCTCAT AAGAGTCTCTGTAACCCACAAATATACGCACCATCCACCGGAGGCTCCGCAGCAGTCTCTGCCCCCTAAAGTCCAACGCAGATGCAACAGCGCTCCCCAAAATCCTGCACGCTCCATAGCCAACCAGGTGGCAGCCATGTTTTACACATCGGTGTACAAAG ATGATTTTCAGGCATGGAAGGTAATCAAGCGGCAGCCGTTTAAGCTAACTGACAGCCTGAAAGTCAACCTAGGATTAGTTGCCCCAATCTGCACTTCCAAACAAAGTCCCTTCCAGAAAGTTCACGTTGGAGCTAATTGCAAAACAGTCCCAAAGGAGCTAGAACCTCAGCCTATTGAAAGCATCACCAGCTACCGATCAGATTATGTCGCCCATCCGGTGCAGCCCAGGAAACGCAGGGAACGGCCGGTGCAGCAAAACAAAGATCTGCTTCAATATGCGGCAGTGCCCCTCTACAGGGAAGTCTTTGACGCAGCCCATAAGTCATTTGAGAACGGGTCCCCTGAAAACCCAGTTCCAGGGCCAAGGTAA